One segment of Antennarius striatus isolate MH-2024 chromosome 5, ASM4005453v1, whole genome shotgun sequence DNA contains the following:
- the rae1 gene encoding mRNA export factor isoform X2 gives MSLFGTTTGFGTGGTGVFGSTTTDSHNPMKDVEVTSPPDDSISCLAFSPPSMPANFLIGGSWAFDVRCWEVQDNGQTVPKAQQTHTAAVLDVCWSDDGSKVFTASCDKTAKMWDLNSNQAMQIAQHDGPIRTIHWINAPNYSCVMTGSWDKTLKFWDTRSPNPMLTLQMPERCYCADVVYPMAVVATAERGLIVYQLENQPSEFRRIDSPLKHQHRCVAIFKDKQNKPTGFALGSIEGRVAIHYINPPNPAKDNFTFKCHRSNGTNTTTPQDIYAVNAISFHPVHGTLATVGSDGRFSFWDKDARTKLKTSEQLDMPITACCFNHNGNIFAYSSSYDWSKGHEYYNPQKKNYIFLRNAAEELKPRNKK, from the exons ATGAGTTTGTTTGGAACCACCACTGGGTTTGGAACCGGGGGGACAGGTGTCTTCGGAAGCACAACAACAGACAGCCATAATCCCATGAAG GATGTTGAAGTGACGTCACCTCCAGATGACAGCATTAGCTGTCTGGCATTCAGTCCCCCCTCTATGCCAGCAAACTTCCTTATTGGAGGATCATGGGCTTTTGAT GTCCGGTGCTGGGAAGTGCAGGACAATGGACAGACGGTGCCTAAagcacagcagacacacacagctgcagtcTTAGATGTCTGCTGGAGTGAT GATGGGAGTAAAGTCTTCACTGCTTCCTGTGACAAAACAGCCAAGATGTGGGATCTTAACAGTAATCAAGCCATGCAGATTGCACAG CATGACGGTCCTATCAGGACAATCCACTGGATCAATGCTCCTAACTACAGCTGTGTCATGACCGGCAGCTGGGACAAAACACTGAAG TTCTGGGACACTCGCTCTCCCAATCCCATGTTGACGCTGCAGATGCCAGAGAGATGCTATTGTGCAGATGTT GTCTATCCCATGGCGGTGGTTGCCACAGCTGAGAGGGGCCTCATAGTGTATCAGCTGGAGAACCAGCCTTCTGAGTTTCGCAGAATAGACTCTCCTCTCAAGCATCAG CATCGCTGTGTTGCTATATTCAAGGACAAGCAAAACAAACCCACAGGATTTGCACTGGGAAGCATTGAGGGTCGAGTGGCCATCCACTATATAAACCCCCCAAACCC AGCCAAAGACAACTTCACCTTTAAGTGCCACAGGTCCAATGGAACCAACACGACCACTCCACAGGACATCTATGCT GTGAATGCTATCTCCTTCCATCCTGTCCATGGTACACTGGCTACCGTGGGCTCAGATGGGCGATTCAGCTTCTGGGACAAAGACGCTCGCACCAAGTTGAAGACCTCAGAACAGCTGGACATGCCCATCACAGCTTGTTGCTTCAACCACAATGGCAACATCTTTGCGTATTCTTCCAGTTACGACTGGTCGAAG GGCCATGAGTACTACAATCCCCAGAAAAAGAACTACATCTTCTTGAGAAATGCTGCCGAGGAGCTGAAGCCTCGGAACAAGAAATG A
- the rae1 gene encoding mRNA export factor isoform X1, which translates to MSLFGTTTGFGTGGTGVFGSTTTDSHNPMKDVEVTSPPDDSISCLAFSPPSMPANFLIGGSWAFDVRCWEVQDNGQTVPKAQQTHTAAVLDVCWSDDGSKVFTASCDKTAKMWDLNSNQAMQIAQHDGPIRTIHWINAPNYSCVMTGSWDKTLKFWDTRSPNPMLTLQMPERCYCADVVYPMAVVATAERGLIVYQLENQPSEFRRIDSPLKHQHRCVAIFKDKQNKPTGFALGSIEGRVAIHYINPPNPAKDNFTFKCHRSNGTNTTTPQDIYAVNAISFHPVHGTLATVGSDGRFSFWDKDARTKLKTSEQLDMPITACCFNHNGNIFAYSSSYDWSKGHEYYNPQKKNYIFLRNAAEELKPRNKKW; encoded by the exons ATGAGTTTGTTTGGAACCACCACTGGGTTTGGAACCGGGGGGACAGGTGTCTTCGGAAGCACAACAACAGACAGCCATAATCCCATGAAG GATGTTGAAGTGACGTCACCTCCAGATGACAGCATTAGCTGTCTGGCATTCAGTCCCCCCTCTATGCCAGCAAACTTCCTTATTGGAGGATCATGGGCTTTTGAT GTCCGGTGCTGGGAAGTGCAGGACAATGGACAGACGGTGCCTAAagcacagcagacacacacagctgcagtcTTAGATGTCTGCTGGAGTGAT GATGGGAGTAAAGTCTTCACTGCTTCCTGTGACAAAACAGCCAAGATGTGGGATCTTAACAGTAATCAAGCCATGCAGATTGCACAG CATGACGGTCCTATCAGGACAATCCACTGGATCAATGCTCCTAACTACAGCTGTGTCATGACCGGCAGCTGGGACAAAACACTGAAG TTCTGGGACACTCGCTCTCCCAATCCCATGTTGACGCTGCAGATGCCAGAGAGATGCTATTGTGCAGATGTT GTCTATCCCATGGCGGTGGTTGCCACAGCTGAGAGGGGCCTCATAGTGTATCAGCTGGAGAACCAGCCTTCTGAGTTTCGCAGAATAGACTCTCCTCTCAAGCATCAG CATCGCTGTGTTGCTATATTCAAGGACAAGCAAAACAAACCCACAGGATTTGCACTGGGAAGCATTGAGGGTCGAGTGGCCATCCACTATATAAACCCCCCAAACCC AGCCAAAGACAACTTCACCTTTAAGTGCCACAGGTCCAATGGAACCAACACGACCACTCCACAGGACATCTATGCT GTGAATGCTATCTCCTTCCATCCTGTCCATGGTACACTGGCTACCGTGGGCTCAGATGGGCGATTCAGCTTCTGGGACAAAGACGCTCGCACCAAGTTGAAGACCTCAGAACAGCTGGACATGCCCATCACAGCTTGTTGCTTCAACCACAATGGCAACATCTTTGCGTATTCTTCCAGTTACGACTGGTCGAAG GGCCATGAGTACTACAATCCCCAGAAAAAGAACTACATCTTCTTGAGAAATGCTGCCGAGGAGCTGAAGCCTCGGAACAAGAAATGGTGA
- the LOC137595209 gene encoding bone morphogenetic protein 7-like, with product MNISSVITLILSMCAHCVLTTQITFSNFSTDNDARSSFIHRRLRNHERREMQREILSILGLPHRPRPHVHTKHNAAPMFMLDLYNTISSDAHRVGYSYYKPVLASQVSPMVTSQDNRFLDDADMVMSFVNLVDQDQDPSHQKHVKEFRFDLSRIPEGESITAAEFRIYKDLIQDRSENRTFRVSVYQVLQETPNREVELFLMEQRDVWPAEEGWLAFDLTATSNLWLGRVEQNLGLHLVVEDCHGQRRNPRLAGLVMGSGPEDKQPFMVAFFRANEVRFRGIRSTHGQKGRQNNRSKPQRTVQDALKAVEAATDNLGFSKEGCKKHELYVSFRDLGWQDWIIAPEGYAAYYCEGECAFPLNSYMNATNHAIVQTLVHFINPETVPKPCCAPTQLHGISVLYFDDSSNVILKKYRNMVVRACGCH from the exons ATGAATATCTCCTCAGTGATTACACTGATCCTCTCGATGTGCGCTCACTGCGTCCTGACCACCCAGATCACCTTCTCCAACTTCTCCACCGACAACGACGCGCGATCCAGTTTCATCCATCGGCGGCTGCGGAACCATGAGCGCAGAGAGATGCAGCGGGAGATCCTCTCCATCCTGGGGCTGCCGCACCGTCCGCGACCGCACGTTCACACGAAACACAACGCCGCACCGATGTTCATGCTGGATCTGTACAACACGATCTCCTCAGACGCTCACCGGGTCGGATATTCCTACTACAAGCCGGTTTTAGCGAGTCAGGTCTCCCCCATGGTGACCTCGCAAGACAACCGCTTCCTGGATGACGCAGACATGGTGATGAGTTTTGTCAATCTGG TCGATCAGGATCAAGACCCTTCCCACCAGAAACACGTAAAAGAATTTCGATTTGACCTTTCCCGAATTCCAGAGGGAGAGTCCATCACCGCAGCAGAGTTTAGGATTTATAAAGATCTAATTCAGGATCGCTCCGAGAACAGAACATTCAGAGTCAGTGTCTACCAGGTCCTGCAGGAAACTCCaaacag GGAAGTGGAGCTCTTCTTAATGGAGCAGCGTGACGTTTGGCCTGCAGAGGAGGGCTGGTTGGCCTTTGACCTGACCGCCACCAGTAACCTCTGGCTGGGCCGCGTGGAGCAGAATCTAGGGTTGCACCTCGTCGTGGAGGACTGCCATG GCCAGAGGAGGAACCCCAGACTGGCCGGACTGGTGATGGGCAGCGGTCCTGAGGACAAGCAGCCGTTCATGGTTGCCTTCTTCAGAGCCAACGAGGTGCGCTTCCGCGGCATCCGCTCCACTCACGGCCAAAAAGGGCGTCAGAATAACCGCTCCAAGCCCCAGAGAACTGTACAAGATGCGCTGAAGGCAGTGGAGGCCGCAACAG ATAACCTTGGCTTCTCCAAAGAGGGATGCAAAAAGCACGAACTGTACGTCAGTTTCAGAGATTTGGGCTGGCAG GATTGGATCATAGCGCCAGAGGGTTATGCAGCGTACTACTGTGAGGGAGAATGTGCCTTTCCTCTCAACTCATACATGAATGCCACCAATCACGCCATTGTGCAAACTCTG GTGCACTTTATCAACCCAGAGACGGTTCCCAAGCCCTGCTGCGCACCCACTCAGCTCCACGGCATCTCGGTGCTCTACTTCGACGACAGCTCCAACGTCATTCTGAAGAAGTATCGCAACATGGTGGTCAGAGCCTGCGGTTGCCACTAA